Proteins from one Deltaproteobacteria bacterium genomic window:
- a CDS encoding ABC transporter permease yields MGPAEKGTGSNTWWFLPWAIPCLLISLWWAVSATGVMPAYLLPHPLDIAETGYGYVFGRPEGGPYAGRFLSDAGASLLRVGCGFSLAVGVGLPLGILSGRLWFIRKLLSTSVNGLRAVPGITWLPLALVWFGIGMKTTIFLVALAAFFPVYLNAAAGAGQVNPLLLQAGAMMGVRRLRGTFAILLPGAMSHLMTGLRLGLGISWAYLVLGELTGVPNGLGAVIMDARMLGRIDMIVVGIIIIAVIGRMSDQLLQAGMRCCFKSARRMG; encoded by the coding sequence ATGGGACCTGCCGAAAAGGGAACCGGCAGCAACACATGGTGGTTTCTGCCGTGGGCCATTCCATGCCTCCTCATCTCCCTCTGGTGGGCAGTGAGCGCTACAGGCGTGATGCCCGCCTATCTGCTGCCTCACCCCCTCGATATCGCTGAAACCGGTTATGGCTATGTCTTTGGAAGGCCGGAAGGAGGCCCTTATGCAGGCCGTTTCCTCTCGGATGCCGGAGCGAGCCTTTTGAGGGTCGGATGCGGGTTTTCGCTCGCCGTGGGGGTGGGTCTCCCCCTGGGGATTCTTTCCGGTCGTTTGTGGTTCATCCGGAAGCTCTTGAGCACATCGGTGAATGGGCTCAGAGCGGTCCCTGGCATTACCTGGCTTCCGCTGGCCCTGGTATGGTTTGGCATCGGCATGAAAACAACGATTTTTCTGGTGGCCCTGGCCGCGTTTTTTCCTGTCTATTTGAATGCCGCAGCCGGGGCCGGACAGGTCAACCCGCTCCTGCTCCAGGCCGGCGCCATGATGGGGGTGAGAAGACTTCGCGGCACCTTTGCCATTCTCCTTCCGGGAGCAATGTCGCACCTGATGACAGGTCTTCGGCTGGGCCTGGGAATCTCCTGGGCCTATCTCGTCCTGGGAGAGCTGACCGGGGTCCCCAATGGCTTGGGGGCGGTCATTATGGATGCGCGCATGCTGGGCCGCATCGATATGATTGTCGTCGGAATCATTATCATCGCCGTTATCGGCCGGATGAGCGACCAACTCCTTCAGGCGGGGATGCGATGCTGCTTCAAGAGCGCCAGGAGGATGGGATGA